The proteins below are encoded in one region of Bacillus vallismortis:
- a CDS encoding sigma-70 family RNA polymerase sigma factor yields the protein MQDLLFEYKRTLKQTRTQYKPFAEADESMLSAEELKDKKIIRNMITDLEYVTEWLEKGRQPGIRRAIDRRDAYQRLMIKDPRIIESFSSAMMVEPDGQVSEEDRERIQEALSLLTDREKEIFLLHKVECFSYERIADLLGVKKSTVQTTIKRAIVKMQRQQEEMNQSLA from the coding sequence ATGCAAGACTTACTATTTGAATATAAACGCACGCTTAAACAGACGAGAACTCAATATAAACCCTTCGCGGAAGCAGATGAATCCATGCTCTCAGCTGAAGAGCTGAAGGATAAAAAAATCATCCGAAACATGATTACCGATCTGGAATATGTAACAGAATGGCTTGAAAAAGGAAGACAGCCCGGCATCAGACGGGCGATTGACCGGCGTGATGCGTACCAGCGGCTGATGATCAAGGATCCGAGAATCATCGAATCATTTTCCAGCGCTATGATGGTTGAGCCGGACGGACAGGTATCAGAAGAAGACAGAGAGAGAATCCAAGAAGCGTTATCCCTGTTAACGGACAGGGAAAAAGAAATATTTTTGCTGCATAAGGTAGAATGCTTTTCTTATGAACGGATTGCTGATCTTCTCGGCGTGAAAAAATCGACTGTGCAAACGACCATTAAACGGGCGATCGTCAAGATGCAAAGACAGCAGGAAGAAATGAATCAATCGCTTGCCTGA
- a CDS encoding XtrA/YqaO family protein encodes MIDPKKLVNINSITLESQLEEGKIHVIIVDGVKREAWIAEAPEHGKTLVETRKGDLARVEFEIGYKLN; translated from the coding sequence ATGATCGATCCTAAAAAACTAGTCAATATCAATTCCATCACGCTGGAGAGCCAGCTGGAGGAGGGAAAAATCCATGTGATTATTGTGGACGGCGTCAAACGGGAAGCATGGATTGCGGAAGCGCCGGAGCATGGAAAAACGCTCGTTGAAACGAGAAAGGGAGACCTTGCCCGCGTGGAATTTGAAATCGGCTATAAATTAAATTAA